The genomic stretch AGTTTACCTGAGGTAGCGCCGCCGCGACTTCGTCCGCCGTGTCCGCGACCAGAGCCTCGATACCCTCGACCGTCGGATGGATGCGGTCGGACTGGAACAGGCTCGGATCCTGGTAGATCGCCTCCAGCCAGAACGGGATAAGCTCTGCATTATATTCGCTGGCCAGTTCGGCGTAGAGTTCGTCGAATTGCGTCTGGTATTCGGGCCCGTAATTCGGCGGCGCGCGCATGCCCATCAGCAAAACCGGGATATCGCGCTGGCGCAACTCGCCCAGCATCGCCTCGAAGCTCGCCCGCGTCTGGTCAGGCGAAACGCCGCGCAGCATGTCGTTGCCGCCCAATTCGAGAATGACGAGATCGGGCTTTTCGGCCTGCGCGTCGAGCGTGAAGGCCAGCCGCTGCGCCCCCGCCTGGCTGGTATCGCCCGACACGCCCGCATTGGCGATCCGCGCGTTGATGCCCTGCTCCCGCAGAGCGTCTTCGAGCAGCGCCGGATAGCTGTTCTCCTCGCCAACGCCATAGCCGGCGAACAGGCTGTCGCCGAAGGCCAGGATGCGCCGCTCCGGCCCCTCGACGGCGACGTCCGGGCGCGCCACGGAAGGCGTTTCACCGGCTTGGCGCGCGGGCGCTTCCGCTGTTTCAGTGCCGCAGGCGGCCAGCGCTGCGACGAGAATGGCAATCGACAAATGATAAAGCCGCATCGGCGAGTTTCCTTGTGCAACCGGTCACCCCATGCCATCGCAGCGCCGTGACGACATCTCAAGCCGCTATTTCAGCCCGCAACCTGTCCCTTACTCTCGGTAGCGACGCCGCACCGGTCGAAATCCTGCGCGGGATCGATCTCGAAATAGCCAACGGAGAGACGGTCGCCCTGCTCGGGCCGTCGGGTTCGGGCAAGAGCTCGTTGATGGCGGTGCTGTCGGGGCTGGAACGCGCGAGCGGCGGCACGCTGGAGGTCGCCGGGCAAGACTTCGCCTCGATGGACGAGGACGCCCTCGCCCATGCGCGCCGCGGTGCCATCGGTATTGTGTTGCAGGCCTTTCACCTGCTGCCGACCATGACCGCGCTGGAGAACGTCGCCACTCCGATGGAGCTGGCGGGAGAGGCCGATGCGCAGGACCGCGCGCGTGCGGAGCTCGAGGCGGTCGGCCTCGGCCACCGGCTCGATCACTACCCGTCGCAACTTTCGGGCGGAGAGCAACAGCGCGTGGCCATCGCCCGCGCCATCGCGCCGCGCCCCGACCTGATTTTCGCCGACGAGCCGACCGGCAATCTCGACGCTGCCACCGGTCAC from Qipengyuania profundimaris encodes the following:
- a CDS encoding arylesterase, coding for MSIAILVAALAACGTETAEAPARQAGETPSVARPDVAVEGPERRILAFGDSLFAGYGVGEENSYPALLEDALREQGINARIANAGVSGDTSQAGAQRLAFTLDAQAEKPDLVILELGGNDMLRGVSPDQTRASFEAMLGELRQRDIPVLLMGMRAPPNYGPEYQTQFDELYAELASEYNAELIPFWLEAIYQDPSLFQSDRIHPTVEGIEALVADTADEVAAALPQVN
- a CDS encoding ABC transporter ATP-binding protein — its product is MTTSQAAISARNLSLTLGSDAAPVEILRGIDLEIANGETVALLGPSGSGKSSLMAVLSGLERASGGTLEVAGQDFASMDEDALAHARRGAIGIVLQAFHLLPTMTALENVATPMELAGEADAQDRARAELEAVGLGHRLDHYPSQLSGGEQQRVAIARAIAPRPDLIFADEPTGNLDAATGHEIVDLLFARRAETGATLLVITHDPELAEHCARVLTLGDGRIATDTAA